From Excalfactoria chinensis isolate bCotChi1 chromosome 4, bCotChi1.hap2, whole genome shotgun sequence, one genomic window encodes:
- the LOC140251913 gene encoding uncharacterized protein — protein sequence MKNLTIMQGKNQLVVLILITINYSETLGQLMTWKRDDFQRGLGGYPVKIWVNVTRKEVPQTVTFDACQVISCGSLSTQRQLSNENKYLCPELDMNKGFPCSGWNNVWWTTAYRGWTYTPGIFDASWAHTLKDRIRMFKGVVQPDCQPLQCNPVTITINKADNLVNTTFGLGIDMRGKDPTARFRIAVWDTLPENTQNVQENGGLIKGVESLPKNPTVVTVKEIKDLRQTFEIETGYGDVNAWVEWIKYTVQSLNHSNCYACASGRPIAQVVPFPLGWTKDPKGMRCMIALYQEKTAWGNRDCRSLSLLFPPMPDTDVKIPPAFSTAVGNHTACLSRQGVKATRPMGNFSLCSEVLNVTEDSTGNYSRLGISRADLWWYCGGKILWSTLPSNWGGTCALVQLVIPFTLAFEKGISKNSGRTKRSLGVSFDDAIYIDSIGVPRGVPDEFKARNQIAAGFESLFWWVTINKNVDWINYIYYNQQRFINYTKSAIKGIAEQLDATSRMAWENRIALDMMLAEKGGVCVMLGTHCCTFIPNNTAPDGTITKALQGLTTLANELAENSGIDTSITGWLESWFGKWKGMIVSIFTSLITVAGALAAIGCCIIPCVRGLVQRLIETALLKQTPVEPPPYSDKMMILEEMGNEESDEEEEVYKIMS from the coding sequence atgaaaaatttgaCAATAATGCAGGGGAAGAACCAACTGGTAGTTTTGATCTTAATAACAATTAATTACAGTGAAACCCTTGGTCAGTTGATGACTTGGAAGAGAGATGACTTTCAGAGGGGATTAGGGGGATACCCTGTTAAGATATGGGTGAATGTAACACGAAAGGAAGTGCCCCAGACTGTTACATTCGATGCCTGTCAAGTAATATCCTGTGGTAGTTTAAGTACTCAAAGACAATTgagtaatgaaaataaatatctctGTCCAGAACTGGATATGAATAAGGGATTCCCCTGTAGTGGATGGAATAATGTATGGTGGACAACCGCCTATCGAGGCTGGACATATACACCTGGAATATTTGATGCTTCATGGGCACATACACTAAAAGATCGAATTCGTATGTTTAAGGGAGTTGTCCAGCCAGATTGCCAACCATTACAATGTAACCCAGTAACAATAACGATTAACAAAGCTGATAACCTTGTTAATACCACTTTTGGTCTTGGGATAGATATGCGTGGAAAGGATCCAACAGCTAGATTCCGGATAGCCGTGTGGGATACACTCCCTGAAAATACCCAGAATGTCCAGGAGAATGGAGGGCTTATAAAGGGGGTAGAAAGTCTTCCTAAAAACCCCACAGTGGTGACAGTTAAGGAAATAAAGGATCTTAGACAAACATTTGAAATTGAAACAGGATATGGGGATGTTAATGCCTGGGTAGAATGGATTAAGTATACTGTCCAGAGTCTCAACCATAGCAACTGCTATGCTTGTGCATCGGGACGACCCATAGCTCAGGTGGTACCCTTTCCACTGGGATGGACCAAGGACCCCAAGGGAATGCGATGCATGATTGCACTataccaagagaaaactgcctgggGAAATAGAGActgcagatctctctctctgttATTTCCTCCAATGCCTGATACAGATGTCAAGATCCCTCCTGCATTCTCTACAGCTGTAGGTAACCACACAGCTTGCCTCTCACGGCAGGGTGTGAAGGCTACCAGGCCTATGGGAAACTTTTCCTTATGCAGTGAGGTCTTGAATGTTACGGAGGATTCCACAGGAAATTATTCAAGATTGGGAATCTCCAGGGCAGATCTCTGGTGGTACTGTGGGGGAAAGATTTTATGGTCCACCCTACCATCTAATTGGGGAGGCACCTGTGCACTTGTTCAATTAGTTATACCATTCaccctggcatttgaaaaaggaatATCCAAAAATTCTGGAAGAACCAAAAGGAGTTTAGGGGTATCATTTGATGATGCAATATATATAGATTCAATCGGGGTACCTAGAGGTGTCCCTGATGAATTTAAGGCAAGAAATCAAATTGCCGCGGGatttgagtcactgttttggtggGTAACAATCAACAAGAATGTAGACTGGATTAACTACATCTATTATAATCAACAGAGATTTATAAATTATACAAAAAGTGCAATTAAGGGAATTGCAGAACAGCTAGATGCCACAAGTAGGATGGCCTGGGAAAATAGGATTGCTCTAGATATGATGCTAGCTGAAAAGGGGGGTGTGTGTGTAATGTTGGGAACCCACTGTTGCACCTTCATCCCCAATAACACAGCTCCAGATGGCACAATAACAAAGGCACTGCAGGGACTTACTACCCTTGCCAATGAATTGGCAGAAAATTCTGGAATAGATACCTCTATCACTGGGTGGTTGGAGTCGTGGTTTGGTAAATGGAAAGGGATGATTGTTTCTATATTTACTTCTTTGATTACAGTAGCAGGAGCCCTGGCGGCCATAGGATGCTGTATTATCCCCTGTGTAAGGGGACTGGTACAGAGATTAATTGAGAcagcattattaaaacaaacaccagtGGAACCACCACCATACTCAGATAAAATGATGATATTAGAGGAGATGGGGAATGAAGAAAGtgatgaagaagaagaagtCTATAAGATAATGTcttaa